A segment of the Lasioglossum baleicum unplaced genomic scaffold, iyLasBale1 scaffold0943, whole genome shotgun sequence genome:
TAACCGCCAATATGCCGCCATTCTAAAGTTAAACCGCGAACATACGTTCCGCAATTTCAAATTAATATGTAATAGATTATAAACAAACACATGCCACGATAATCAAATTACGACTAAATTAACAATAACGctaaataatgtgaaattttcaCGTTTTATTATCTATAATAAAAAGTTGTCTAATTGTCTACAAGACAAaatgacaaaaataaaaaatataatccgGTACTCTATTTAATTTCCTTCTGAAaattctacttttatattcttaGCGATTATACTGCATGGTCGAGAGATTTTTATATTCACGAGAATTAATAAAACTGAATACagattatttttattgcattggAAAAATGttcatatatattttgtaaaattggAGATAATggggataaaaaaaaaaaaaaattagcaaaACGATCtaaatttcttttattatacaatacaaattaatttctttcataATCTTGATAATTTTTATATACGTTGTAAAATTTTGTATGGGCAAAATTCATCGTGTTAGTAGCAATCTTTCTTctaatatctcagaaactaggACCAATTGCCGATTTTTTCAAATGTAAacgttatttaaaattatacccTACGATATATTTTAAGCCTATGAAAATTAACGAGGAAGTAACAATTCGATAATTTTTCGctttaaatctttaaaaattaaatttaaatttgtttCTGCCAAGTAATCTACCAGTCCTTACGACGAATCAACAAAATTGTAATCTCTTTTTTCAAGTTAGAACATGTGAATTATATCATATGCGAAAGCGTACTTTTTTTCCGTTAAAAATACCTGCTTcctaaaaaatatgaaacactAGTTAATTGCACTAATGTCATTCACTCTCACTTTATTTCACTCCGTTTTATTAAGTTCTTTTCACGTTCTTTCCCGCGTGATATATTTGTAGATGTATCATCTTAATCAATAGGTACAACGTGCGAGAGTAAAAGGTGTTGATATTATACACAACCAATCAAATCGGCTAGCCATATTCTTATCTAGGCGTAATATTTCAGTGCAGAGTGAGCACTTGACATTCAATGTTTGTGGTGGTTTTTAGTAACCAGAATATTAAGCATTATTAgcaaaacaaatttattttaaagatgAACGAAAGTGAAAGCTTTATAAAAAAGGCACTACTATCTTTACCACTAAACCATTTGCCTATTGTCTCTGTTCAAAATACAGAACTAGTATGTGTGATTATTGTTTTAAAAGGTATATTGTTGACATTTTAAAAAGAATCTGTTTAATAtggataatatttttatttctttattataaCTTTACAGTTAACTTACTGATTAATAGTATtgtgataataataatacaaattatctatttctataaattatttatatttattattttcttttcagtGGAAAGCTTTTAAGATGTTCCGGTTGTCAGTATGTTTATTATTGTAATCGATCTTGTCAGCAAAGATCTTGGCGAATACATAATAAAGAATGTGCAAACTTGAAAAGAATTTCACCAAAGATTGTACCAGATTTTGCACGCCTTATGGcacgtataattataaaattaaatcaaggTGAAGCGAAGAAATAGAATATTATGGTAAAACTAATTTAGAAGATTTAAAGATTTAATGTCTCGTAAGTTTTTATATCATATAAGGAAATCAAATATCGTTTATGTATTTTTATTCGATTAACATTCAAATTATCTTCTAGATTATTCTGATATAAAAAATGACATGAAAAGAGCAGAACATTTTCTGTCGGTATGCCATGTTTTATAtgaatttcttgaaaatattCCTATGCCGAATTCTGTAGAGTTAATGGGTATTTATGGCAGAATTTGTGTTAACTCTTTCAATATATGTAATTATGAGTTGACTTCCATCGGTGTTGGTATTTATTTGGGAGCTTCTATTTTGGATCATAGTTGCAGACCTAATACCGTAGTAATGTTTGAGGGAActaatattattgttaaaacAATAGAAGATCTCCTTATTTAGATTGGTCTCAGGCAAGTATTgtaatatatttctttctttttatgatATTATGATAAAATATCTGTTAAgaatagaaaattgtttaaaatacaatGTCGTAATTATAACTAATCGTATACAGATAAGGATATCATACATCGATGTACTTCAGACAACAAGAGACAGACGTTCGGAACTACAAAGTAGATATTACTTTTGGTGTCGTTGTAAAAGATGTGAAGAATCAGAACCAATGGCAGAAGCAGCTGCATGTCcaaataaattttgtacataTCCTTGTTCTCCAGATGCAGATGCGTGTGAAAGTTGTAATACAAAATTTCCAGAGGACTTTAAAGAAATATTTGATGAAATATCTGATTTTACTGCAGATAATTTGGATAATATGAGAGATATTGCCTGTATCCTTTTTATGAATAACATTCACTAGATATATCAGCTAGATTCAATGTAAAACATAATTTCCCTTACAAGAGAAGGTAGATTTAGACGTGAGCAGGGTGTGCTTGGCGAAACAGGAAGGTGTTTTACACCCTCTTAATATACAACATTTATAACTTTACGATGTGCATTCGTATCCTCTACGAGCTTGAAATATTGGGAAGAAGCGGATATATATTTCAAAGAACTTCTTAATGGCTATTTgtaagaaaaacattttttgaaatattaataaacaaagtgtaataatttatttttctatttcagaACATATTACGGAGAAATCCATCCAATGACTAGATTACTGCTTCTAACAGCAGCAAATATCAAATTATGCGTGAATAAACCAAAACAAGctattgaattaataaaaagaGCTTCTTGGTACTAACAATAACACGTGGAGAACAACATAGTCTGCTACAAGAATACCTGAAACCATTATCTGATCTATTTTCTACATTCGATGAGCAATGCAGCAATTAATGTATTTGTGATATtgataatttataaattgtgtATAATATACTGACAATGTGCAATTTacagtaaataattttaatattttaaaaggtAAATTTAATGTACAAtccttgaaaaaaaagaaaaaaaaaaagaaaaaaagagaattaTACTTGTAAATTTACGAATTTGTAAATATAGAATTAAAAAGCACCGCTCTCACTAGTGCCAACCTTATGATGCTGTTATGAATATTTGTGTTATGTAGTAACGTATGTAACAGATAGTaacgatttttaatttatttattgttactttGACCTCTCTGTAATATTTAACGATTCTACAAACTACagatattataaaacaaatgaTTAATTACCAACATTACagcaaaaaataaatacagctGCTAAGTGACAGCTGCTTAAGTTTTATTAGACGGTTATTTATTAcgaataaattcttattttccattgaaatttgaaataacATGTGGTAAGCAGTTATTTTCACTTTAGAATTTATTACGAAAACATCtggaacaatatttttatatctcTATAATAACTACAACGTACGCAATATATCATGTCTATAATAAACATTAGTTAATATCACTTCGTTTATTAATGTATAATTTCTTTATATTTCTGTGTTTAGATTCATTATCTGAATAGTATTTTTTATtctataaatattgaatataattcgattgaaaaaaatcttttgtacacatttttgtatTGTTTACAGAAATTTACAATTGTTCAGACTATTGTTTCAGTAAATATATTGCTTTTCTTAATTTAAAGTAATttatttcatcatttttatttgtttatataagtaatatataaataatttaagttTGGAGtgatataaatatacattatgTTGTATTAAatcaatataaaaatgtttatctTCTTTGTATCCATTTCATCCAGATATCTGTTATAAGGTTAAGGAAAAATCCTTATCTCAACTATTATCTGTTCAATTAAGAAGAAATATACAATGTTCTCTGCATTTAAAAGATTGGCTGGAAAGTCTGATGGAGTTGGGAATATATCTCCTAGACCGGCTCATCAGTCTATGCCAACAACTTTACAAAGAAAATTTGCTAAAGGTGTACAATATAATAGtgagtataataattatatactgatttaaaaagaaaaagaagaaataaaatgcttcaaatgaatggaattatatttttagtgaaaattattataaaaggtGACAGAAATGTGGGAAAAACTTGTTTATTTCATAGACTTCAAGGCCAAAAATTTATAGAAGAATATATACCGACAGAGGAAATTCAAGTAACCAGTATTCAATGGAATTATAAAGCTACCGATGATATTGTTAAAGTTGAAGTTTGGGATGTTGTAGATAAAGGTCGACGTAGGAAAAAATTAGAAGGTTTAAAAATGGACAATTCGCAACCTGAAAATATTATTGAGGAGCCTGCTTTAGATGCAGAATTTCTTGATGTTTATAAAGGGACCAATGGTGTTATCATTATGATGGATATTACAAAGTCCTGGACATTTGATTATGTACAAAGAGAACTTCCAAAAATTCCTAGCCATATCCCAGTAATTGTTTTAGGAAATCATTGTGATATGGCACATCATAGAACTGTTACATCAGATCATGTAACATACTTCATTGATTCGTTGCATGAAAGAACAGCTCAAGTAAATTTATtgctattattatttataaaatgattAGAAAAGCGTGTTCATATCAATGTacgtttttttcttatttttgataGGTGAGATATGCAGAATCATCTATGAGAAATGGGTTTGGATTAAAACTTTACACAAATTCTTTAATCTGCCTTTCCTTCAACTGCAACGAGAAACATTATTAAAACAGCTTGACACCAATGAGGAAGAGACACGTTTAACAATACAAGAACTTGATCTCTTTCAAGATAGCGACGATgcaaaattacaataaattctTGGATAATCTTGTCAACAGAAGAAGAGCACTTGCTGATTCTGTTTCTGCCAGTATTCTAGTCCCTAATATTACATCTTCTTTAAGCaatcataatatattatctTCCAATGGTAATACAAACGTAAATGCTGAAGTTAGAAGATCAATTTCTATGCCTGGTCCTATAGGAGTGGAATTCCAATTCCAGTAAAAATATAGATTTGAAATCACTACCAAAGAaggaaaattttataaatacttCTGAAAATCAAGTAGttcctattaaaaattcacaggtCACATCAACAATATCGTCTACGCAAAATGTCTCAAAAACTGATCCTAAAATAGCTGAATTTTTAAGTGAAAATTCTGATAGACGAGATTCAATTAGCAAACCACAATCACTTATGTCAAAGATATTTGGTAATAAAAAAGAGGATGAAGCAGACAGAGTGATACATATTAATAATACAAATACGAATATACCATTAACTAGTGTCGAAGATTTTATACCAGATGATGGACTGTTAGATAGATCATTCTTAGAAGACAATAGTCAAGTTTCACCACAAAAGGTACAGCACGAGGAACTCAATTCCGAAAGGTGTGTTAACGCTATATAAGTAAAGAaacaacatgaaattttatttctttctaatttttgttatCTTTTGCATTTTTTACAGTGATACTGAAACTGCAAATCCTTTGGTTGCTGGTTACGAAGATGATTTATCATCAACTGATGAAGCAACACCTCCCATTCAACCTAAATTGGCTGAGAATCCATTAAGTAAACAAAAACACAAACGCGAAACTGTATCAAATACGGAAATAAATTCAGAAAAATTGCGGCAAATCGCAAAACGTGATTCTATTTCATCTATAGATCAAGAATTacaaatatcaaataattatgACATGAATGAACAACAAGAAATTAATTCAGATGCATTTGATAGTTGGCTTCGACGTGATTCTAAATGGAGACAAAGTCCAGAAGGTGGTGAGGATGTAAGCAGTAATAGCACCAGAAAAGATAGATTGGAGTTAAGTGATAAAAGTTTAGATGTTAGTGTAACAAGTTCTAATGTACATTTAGAGTTACTTGATAATACCAGCGTGCGTCACATGAGCTCCGACGGTGGTAGTCCTGtattaaaagaaaagaagaagcaTAAAGAGAAGGTATTTTACATATATGTAAAAGCATTTACAATATAATTTCCTTGTATAGAAATAttactttaaaattaaattgctTTCAGACCGAAGacaaagagaagaagaaaagaaaaagtctAAAGATAAAGAAAAGGATAAAGAAAAAACAGATAAAGcagagaaaaagaagaacgatCGCTGCATCGTTCAAGAGATGAAATAGAGAACACGATGAACTCGAAGAATTTCTCAATGGTTCTGTAACTAGAATTGGTGTTGATGTTGCCTATGAAGCGATATAACATTTTTCttaagtaacattcaattatatttttaattagtaACGCTGTCTTCTGGCAACACGCATAAAACATCATGTAATATTGAATTTTCAGATTTGACTTTCATATTAATGTTTGCAAATAACCATAAAGCAAATAATACATGATGTGTAAAGATCCTGTTACAATTCTTTATATGATAAAACAATGTTATAAACAACAACAAAGAATTTCTAacaatcatttttaattttcaacatTCAATAAATAACACTTAATCAATTAACCATTCCATAAACATCTGATATGAGCatgaatatatttttgtaaatttaaatGCAATCTTATCATTGAAATGATTGACatttacatatttaatttatttattcgcaTATTGaagttattattttattagatAAAATTTGTACCAATTAAATATTCACAAGATATTAAGAAATGATGTGGATATAATGTGTTATCTGCTTTTTCGTCGAATGTCTCTTTATAAAATGAACaacgtacattaaattaagtaataattttattgttattattaattttgattatatatatataatatatatacatatatattatagcaCAATATGTCATCAGTGCAGCTTCATGTTAATAaatgtacataaataaataagaaattgtcatataaaattataattctcctcttatttaaaatatttctatgcATTCTGTTCCATAGAAATTTCAAATTTGCCACAGAGCATGAACGCCCTCTTTTAAATTTGAAACAGATCTGTTAGATGTACTGTTATCGAACATGCGTGAATTTGACGGGGACTGTGTATAATATGATAGTAAGTCCATGCCGACagttgtattttatattacgttacttaaataattaaaagatatTGAAAACGCATCAGTGAAACAAACGATTTAGAAAAATGTCATTTTATTTGCGTtcaattcaaataaatttacatCTGTCGTTAATATACGCAGGCAGGTTACTGACATCAACTATCAATTATCAAAAAATGTTAAATCCTCTTTATTTTTAGAAGAAGTAAGTACTTTAAATTTTgctgtaataattattaatcatttacatTTACATGATATTTTTGTCGACTGTCAATGAATCTTttcgtttttaaactcattattATATAGAATAAGTTAACCTTAGTATATTTATGTAATAATGATTTacttataataatttgttcatgttttataatttttgtataattttttagTAGTTGTTAAGTTATTTA
Coding sequences within it:
- the LOC143220423 gene encoding LOW QUALITY PROTEIN: uncharacterized protein LOC143220423 (The sequence of the model RefSeq protein was modified relative to this genomic sequence to represent the inferred CDS: inserted 6 bases in 6 codons; deleted 1 base in 1 codon), with the protein product MFSAFKRLAGKSDGVGNISPRPAHQSMPTTLQRKFAKGVQYNMKIIIKGDRNVGKTCLFHRLQGQKFIEEYIPTEEIQVTSIQWNYKATDDIVKVEVWDVVDKGRRRKKLEGLKMDNSQPENIIEEPALDAEFLDVYKGTNGVIIMMDITKSWTFDYVQRELPKIPSHIPVIVLGNHCDMAHHRTVTSDHVTYFIDSLHERTAQVRYAESSMRNGFGLKXLHKFFNLPFLQLQRETLLKQLDTNEEETRLTIQELDLFQDSDDANYNKFLDNLVNRRRALADSVSASILVPNITSSLSNHNILSSNGNTNVNAEVRRSISMPGPIGXGIPIPXKNIDLKSLPKKENFINTSENQVVPIKNSQVTSTISSTQNVSKTDPKIAEFLSENSDRRDSISKPQSLMSKIFGNKKEDEADRVIHINNTNTNIPLTSVEDFIPDDGLLDRSFLEDNSQVSPQKVQHEELNSESDTETANPLVAGYEDDLSSTDEATPPIQPKLAENPLSKQKHKRETVSNTEINSEKLRQIAKRDSISSIDQELQISNNYDMNEQQEINSDAFDSWLRRDSKWRQSPEGGEDVSSNSTRKDRLELSDKSLDVSVTSSNVHLELLDNTSVRHMSSDGGSPVLKEKKKHKEKTEDKEKKXKKKSKDKEKDKEKTDKAEKKKXRSLHRSRDXNREHDELEEFLNGSVTRIGVDVAYEAI